One stretch of Streptomyces hygroscopicus DNA includes these proteins:
- a CDS encoding anhydro-N-acetylmuramic acid kinase, which translates to MRVIGLMSGTSYDAIEAAAADLTLDGDILRLRPLGHLSRPYPGDLRDLIAATLPPAATTVQAVCALDTGIGQAFADAARHALHQLCDGSADLVVSHGQTMHHWVEDGTVRGTLQLGQPAWIAEATGLPVVSDLRSRDVAAGGQGAPLVAMTDTLLLRALPGTPAALNLGGIANVTVVAPGTDPLAFDTGPANALLDAAVRHFTAGAAVYDEDGRRAAAGRTDPDLLAFLLDDPYYRRPAPKSTGKEHFHLPYLRRALDAVPTPRPEDVLATLTRLTAVTVADACRTHGVTELVVSGGGARNPVLMRMITEELPGVPVRPSDALGLPSDAKEALAFAVLGFLTVNGLPGTLRSGTGARRATLLGSITPGLLPLRPCEPAAQPPRLLRITH; encoded by the coding sequence ATGCGCGTGATCGGGCTGATGTCGGGCACGTCCTACGATGCCATCGAAGCAGCCGCCGCCGACCTCACCCTGGACGGCGACATTCTGCGCCTGCGGCCTCTCGGCCACCTTTCCCGGCCTTACCCCGGCGACCTGCGCGACCTGATCGCCGCCACCCTCCCGCCGGCGGCCACCACCGTCCAGGCCGTCTGCGCCCTGGACACCGGCATCGGCCAGGCCTTCGCCGACGCCGCCCGACACGCCCTGCACCAACTGTGCGACGGCAGCGCCGACCTGGTGGTCTCGCACGGCCAGACCATGCACCACTGGGTGGAGGACGGCACCGTCCGCGGCACCCTCCAACTCGGCCAGCCGGCCTGGATCGCGGAAGCGACCGGCCTTCCCGTCGTCTCCGACCTGCGCAGCCGGGACGTCGCCGCCGGTGGTCAGGGCGCCCCACTGGTCGCCATGACCGACACACTGCTCCTTCGCGCCCTGCCCGGCACCCCCGCCGCACTCAACCTGGGCGGCATCGCCAACGTCACCGTCGTCGCCCCCGGCACCGACCCCCTGGCCTTCGACACGGGGCCGGCGAACGCCCTTCTGGACGCCGCCGTACGGCACTTCACCGCGGGCGCCGCCGTCTACGACGAGGACGGCCGCCGGGCCGCCGCCGGGCGAACCGACCCCGATCTGCTCGCCTTCCTGCTGGACGACCCCTACTACCGCAGGCCCGCACCCAAGAGCACCGGCAAGGAACACTTCCACCTGCCCTATCTGCGAAGGGCCCTCGACGCCGTGCCCACGCCCCGGCCCGAGGACGTCCTGGCCACCCTGACCCGGCTCACCGCCGTCACCGTCGCGGACGCCTGCCGCACGCACGGCGTCACCGAACTCGTCGTCTCCGGCGGCGGCGCCCGCAACCCGGTGCTGATGCGCATGATCACCGAGGAACTGCCGGGCGTGCCGGTCCGCCCCAGCGACGCCCTGGGCCTGCCCTCCGACGCCAAGGAGGCCCTGGCCTTCGCCGTGCTCGGCTTCCTCACCGTCAACGGCCTGCCCGGTACGCTCCGCTCGGGCACCGGAGCCCGCCGCGCCACGCTCCTCGGCAGCATCACGCCCGGCCTGCTGCCGCTGCGCCCGTGCGAACCCGCCGCGCAGCCGCCACGCCTGCTGCGCATCACGCACTGA
- a CDS encoding putative thioesterase — MASPILAIRATEDETVAEEDIAAWSALTTSGHTTALIAAGHNLLRDRPAELADALRHALS, encoded by the coding sequence GTGGCGTCGCCGATCCTCGCCATCCGTGCCACGGAGGACGAGACCGTCGCCGAGGAGGACATCGCCGCGTGGTCGGCGCTGACGACGAGTGGCCACACGACCGCCCTGATTGCCGCCGGGCACAATCTGCTGCGTGACCGTCCGGCGGAGTTGGCCGACGCGCTCCGGCACGCGCTGTCCTGA
- a CDS encoding ABC transporter substrate-binding protein: MSILIRPKLTAFTTLAIATALTLSACGGPTKDASGPASKKRFNTSPDQNRYSAPKVASIAAEVPAAVRSRGTLEIGNSKGSTAPLTFFATDNKTLIGVETDMAYAIASVFGLKVHYNPVSFEQIFVGLDSGKYDVGVSNITVTELRKQKYDMATYRKDAQAFEAKKGTTWRVTGPKDVAGRTIAVPTGTSEEKVLLDWSAQNVKAGRKPVNVKYYQDESACYLALQSGQIDAYLHPNPEAQYHAETSGQTQVIGAIIGAGEHLQGLIAATTKKDNGLGKPLNDAINYLIKKGTYGKILARWGLTSDGVSTSRLNPPGLPIEGK; the protein is encoded by the coding sequence ATGTCCATACTTATCCGCCCCAAGCTCACCGCGTTCACCACCCTGGCCATCGCCACCGCGCTCACCCTGAGCGCCTGCGGTGGCCCCACCAAGGACGCATCCGGACCGGCGTCCAAGAAGCGCTTCAACACCAGCCCCGACCAGAACCGCTACTCGGCACCCAAGGTCGCCTCCATCGCCGCCGAAGTGCCCGCGGCCGTCCGGTCCCGGGGCACCCTCGAAATCGGCAACTCCAAGGGGAGCACCGCACCGCTCACCTTCTTCGCCACGGACAACAAGACCCTCATCGGCGTGGAAACGGACATGGCGTACGCGATCGCCTCGGTGTTCGGCCTCAAGGTGCACTACAACCCGGTCTCCTTCGAACAGATCTTCGTCGGTCTGGACAGCGGCAAGTACGACGTCGGCGTCTCCAACATCACCGTCACCGAACTGCGCAAGCAGAAGTACGACATGGCCACCTACCGCAAGGACGCGCAGGCATTCGAGGCCAAGAAGGGCACGACGTGGCGTGTCACCGGCCCCAAGGACGTGGCGGGCAGGACCATCGCCGTGCCCACCGGGACCAGTGAGGAGAAGGTCCTGCTGGACTGGAGCGCCCAGAACGTCAAGGCGGGCCGCAAGCCCGTCAACGTGAAGTACTACCAGGATGAATCGGCCTGCTACCTGGCCCTCCAGTCCGGCCAGATCGACGCCTATCTCCATCCCAACCCCGAGGCCCAGTACCACGCCGAGACCTCCGGCCAGACCCAGGTCATCGGCGCCATCATCGGCGCCGGGGAGCACCTGCAGGGCCTGATCGCCGCGACCACCAAGAAGGACAACGGCCTCGGCAAGCCGCTCAACGACGCGATCAACTACCTGATCAAGAAGGGCACCTACGGGAAGATCCTGGCGCGCTGGGGTCTCACCAGCGACGGGGTGAGCACCTCGCGGCTCAACCCGCCCGGCCTGCCGATCGAGGGCAAGTGA
- a CDS encoding RpiR family transcriptional regulator, producing the protein MARRETPRTAAQPAEETSPAETLARIRAALPSLAPAERRVADIALADPAQAAELSISALGKQADTSVATVTRFCRAVGIPNYPQLRLALAAAAAREHALGGERPVPGTDISATDTLGDIVGKIIYNEVRALEDTGAGLDIGALGRAVTAVAQARRIDIFGVGASAFVGQDLHQKLHRIGHMAFVWTDRHAALTATALLGPGDVALAISHSGETEDTVEPLRAAAERGATTIALTNVPRSTLAQNADVVLTTCARETPFRSGATISRIAQLALIDCLFVGVAQRSFDATTTALEETYGAVQRRRRPQAQRRTPADD; encoded by the coding sequence ATGGCCCGCCGGGAAACACCACGCACTGCCGCGCAGCCCGCGGAGGAAACCTCCCCCGCCGAGACCCTGGCGCGCATCCGCGCGGCACTTCCGTCCCTGGCCCCCGCGGAACGGCGGGTGGCAGACATCGCCCTGGCCGACCCGGCTCAGGCGGCGGAGCTGTCCATCAGCGCGCTCGGTAAGCAGGCCGACACCTCGGTGGCCACGGTCACGCGCTTCTGCCGGGCCGTGGGGATCCCCAACTACCCGCAGCTGCGCCTCGCTCTGGCCGCCGCCGCGGCCCGCGAGCACGCTCTCGGCGGCGAGCGCCCCGTACCGGGCACCGACATCAGCGCCACGGACACACTCGGCGACATCGTCGGCAAGATCATCTACAACGAGGTGCGCGCCCTGGAGGACACCGGGGCCGGGCTCGACATCGGGGCGCTGGGCCGCGCCGTCACCGCTGTGGCCCAGGCCCGCCGCATCGACATATTCGGCGTCGGCGCCAGCGCCTTCGTCGGCCAGGACCTGCACCAGAAACTCCACCGCATCGGTCACATGGCCTTCGTCTGGACCGACCGGCACGCCGCCCTGACCGCCACGGCCCTCCTCGGGCCCGGCGACGTCGCCCTGGCCATCTCCCACTCCGGGGAGACCGAGGACACCGTCGAGCCCCTCCGGGCCGCCGCCGAACGCGGCGCCACCACCATCGCCCTCACCAACGTTCCGCGCTCCACCCTCGCGCAGAACGCGGACGTCGTACTGACGACCTGCGCCCGGGAGACCCCCTTCCGCTCCGGGGCCACCATCAGCCGTATCGCCCAACTCGCGCTCATCGACTGCCTGTTCGTCGGCGTCGCCCAGCGATCCTTCGACGCCACGACCACGGCCCTGGAGGAGACCTACGGGGCCGTCCAGCGTCGCCGGCGTCCGCAGGCGCAGCGCCGCACCCCGGCCGACGACTGA
- a CDS encoding sodium:solute symporter translates to MRQLDLVVVVVYLVAIAVIGLRLAGRQKTSKDYFVGESHVPWWTVSFSVVATETSVLTVISVPGGAYSGQAFGNVELALGYVIGRVVVATVLIPLYKRGGFVSAYQYLRDRFGLKMQGLASVTFVFTRLLAEGVRLFASALPIKLLLDEFGLHVGYRAIIVVLTLITVVYTYLGGIKAVIWTDAIQMGLYLGGAILAIAVLSSHVGGAGFADALHAGRFQLFDTDFGLAHILTSPFALPTAIVGGAIFAMASHGSDQLIVQRILATRTLRDGQKAMIASGVFVTVQFAAFSLVGALLWSYNQGKSVKELGLTSSDNLYPDFILHGLPVVISGLIVAGILGAAMGSLSSALNSMSNSTVADIIHSFFRSAPSEEFLLRLARVMTLVWAVLMAVFACAFSTSTGNVYLTGLTIAGYTYGALLGAFLLGRLVRRANEVDSIVAFVATVAVMTYIVREVKIDVTVAGATVPTAIAAQWLVPIGVVVTLVVGGLMSLFHRAPGTAGASENVGESGPDRAAAAVGPE, encoded by the coding sequence GTGCGCCAACTCGACCTCGTCGTGGTCGTCGTCTATCTGGTCGCCATCGCGGTGATCGGACTGCGGCTGGCCGGCCGGCAGAAGACGTCGAAGGACTATTTCGTCGGTGAGAGCCACGTGCCGTGGTGGACCGTCTCGTTCTCCGTGGTGGCCACCGAGACCAGCGTGCTCACGGTCATCAGCGTGCCCGGCGGCGCTTACAGCGGCCAGGCCTTCGGCAACGTCGAACTCGCCTTGGGCTACGTCATCGGCCGCGTCGTCGTGGCCACCGTGCTCATCCCCCTCTACAAGCGTGGCGGATTCGTCAGCGCCTACCAGTACCTGCGTGACCGGTTCGGGCTCAAGATGCAGGGGCTCGCCTCGGTGACCTTCGTCTTCACGCGGCTCCTGGCCGAGGGGGTGAGGCTGTTCGCCTCCGCGCTCCCGATCAAGCTGCTGCTCGATGAGTTCGGACTGCACGTCGGCTACCGGGCCATCATCGTCGTCCTCACGCTGATCACCGTCGTCTACACCTACCTCGGCGGCATCAAGGCGGTCATCTGGACCGACGCCATTCAGATGGGTCTGTACCTGGGTGGCGCGATCCTCGCCATCGCGGTGCTGTCCAGCCACGTCGGTGGTGCCGGCTTCGCGGACGCCCTGCACGCCGGCAGGTTCCAGCTGTTCGACACCGACTTCGGGCTCGCCCACATCCTCACCAGCCCGTTCGCACTGCCGACCGCGATCGTCGGCGGTGCCATATTCGCGATGGCCAGCCACGGCTCCGACCAGCTGATCGTCCAGCGCATCCTGGCCACCCGGACCCTGCGCGACGGCCAGAAGGCCATGATCGCCTCCGGTGTCTTCGTCACCGTCCAGTTCGCCGCGTTCTCCCTGGTCGGCGCCCTGCTGTGGTCGTACAACCAGGGCAAGAGCGTCAAGGAGCTGGGCCTGACCAGCTCCGACAACCTGTACCCGGACTTCATCCTCCACGGCCTGCCCGTGGTGATTTCCGGCCTGATCGTGGCAGGAATCCTCGGCGCGGCGATGGGCTCGTTGTCCTCGGCGCTGAACTCGATGTCGAACTCGACGGTCGCCGACATCATCCACAGCTTCTTCCGCAGCGCACCCTCCGAGGAGTTCCTGCTCAGGCTCGCCCGGGTGATGACCCTGGTGTGGGCAGTACTGATGGCGGTGTTCGCCTGCGCCTTCAGCACCAGCACCGGCAACGTCTATCTCACGGGCCTGACCATCGCGGGCTACACCTACGGCGCGCTCCTCGGCGCGTTCCTCCTCGGACGGCTCGTCAGGCGCGCCAACGAGGTCGACTCCATCGTGGCCTTCGTGGCGACAGTCGCGGTCATGACCTACATCGTGCGCGAGGTGAAGATCGACGTCACCGTGGCCGGGGCCACCGTTCCCACCGCGATCGCCGCCCAGTGGCTGGTCCCGATCGGCGTGGTGGTCACCCTGGTCGTCGGCGGCCTGATGAGCCTGTTCCACCGCGCTCCCGGGACCGCCGGGGCCTCCGAGAACGTCGGCGAGTCGGGACCCGACCGCGCTGCGGCGGCCGTCGGCCCGGAGTGA
- a CDS encoding N-acetylmuramic acid-6-phosphate etherase — MDLSTLGTEARNERTTELDRMPVSELLSVMNAEDQTVALAVRDALPQIEAAVEAVAESLRRGGRLIYLGAGTSGRIGLLDAVECPPTFGTSPDQVVGLLSGGPGAFVMAVEGAEDEPARAVDDLEKIGVNDRDTVVGLAASGRTPYVVGGLKHAAAQGAVTVSVACNRDTVVSRYADIPIEVPTGPEVLTGSTRLKGGTAEKMVCNMLSTASMVQVGKVYGNLMVDVRASNEKLVDRARRIVVEATGTDADTAAEALRAADGHAKTAIVMLLARCTAEEATRRLNLAHGDTRTAVGRP; from the coding sequence GTGGACCTGAGCACACTCGGCACCGAGGCTCGCAACGAGCGGACCACCGAACTGGACCGCATGCCGGTCTCCGAACTGCTCTCGGTCATGAACGCCGAGGATCAGACCGTCGCCCTCGCCGTCCGCGACGCCCTCCCGCAGATCGAGGCCGCCGTCGAGGCGGTCGCCGAGTCCCTGCGGCGGGGTGGACGGCTCATCTACCTCGGCGCCGGCACCAGCGGCCGCATCGGACTGCTCGACGCCGTCGAATGCCCCCCGACCTTCGGTACCTCCCCCGACCAGGTCGTGGGCCTGCTCTCCGGCGGCCCGGGCGCCTTCGTCATGGCGGTCGAGGGGGCCGAGGACGAACCCGCGAGGGCGGTCGACGACCTCGAGAAGATCGGTGTGAACGACCGCGACACGGTCGTCGGGCTCGCCGCCAGCGGCCGTACCCCCTACGTCGTCGGTGGCCTGAAGCACGCCGCCGCCCAGGGTGCCGTCACCGTGTCGGTCGCCTGCAACCGCGACACGGTGGTCAGCCGCTACGCCGACATCCCCATCGAGGTCCCCACCGGCCCCGAGGTTCTCACCGGATCGACCCGGCTCAAAGGCGGCACCGCCGAGAAGATGGTCTGCAACATGCTCTCGACCGCGTCGATGGTGCAGGTCGGCAAGGTGTACGGGAACCTCATGGTCGACGTCCGGGCCAGTAACGAAAAGCTCGTCGACCGGGCCCGACGCATCGTCGTCGAAGCCACCGGGACCGATGCCGACACCGCCGCCGAGGCGCTGCGAGCCGCCGACGGACATGCCAAGACGGCCATCGTCATGCTGCTCGCCCGCTGCACCGCCGAGGAGGCCACCCGACGCCTGAACCTGGCGCACGGCGACACGCGCACCGCCGTAGGCCGCCCATGA
- a CDS encoding EthD protein has product MRFSAPTTPCPTRVPAENYPPRAYDGLTEIWFEDWEDHDAFFASENYRTLVHPDEARFIDMDSVAVMVTEEKEVI; this is encoded by the coding sequence ATGAGGTTTTCGGCACCCACAACACCGTGTCCCACCCGGGTCCCCGCTGAGAACTACCCGCCCCGGGCCTACGACGGCCTGACGGAGATCTGGTTCGAGGACTGGGAAGACCACGACGCCTTCTTCGCTTCCGAGAACTACCGGACGCTGGTCCACCCCGACGAAGCACGCTTCATCGACATGGACTCGGTGGCCGTGATGGTCACCGAGGAGAAGGAGGTCATCTGA
- a CDS encoding ATPase, translating into MTAAIAVDLGKTGCRAVVRADGAGPARTAQEVPGAPGLAAENGVAAARAAVRAAVLPLLEREPSLRPATVCVGAAGAAAAPEAARALAVRLLEDLPVNEVAVTSDAVTAHAGALGGRLGVVLAIGTGSVAVGIGDGGAYARVDGWGPWLGDEGGGAWIGGAGLRAALHAHDGRGPATALLAAAVERFGDPDRLPSAVSRDGNQARTIASFAPDVARAAAEGDATASAVVRDAARALAEAVFAAARRIGGDAPAVTITGGLTGLGEPLLGPLRSALTDSPHPLKLRSPLGDPLDGAGLLALDASAPHEPHVARVRRATPIVPTLPLTSSAAV; encoded by the coding sequence ATGACAGCAGCAATAGCGGTAGACCTGGGCAAGACCGGCTGCCGTGCCGTCGTGCGGGCCGACGGTGCCGGTCCCGCCCGTACCGCCCAGGAGGTGCCCGGAGCTCCTGGGCTCGCCGCCGAAAACGGAGTGGCGGCGGCCCGTGCGGCCGTGCGCGCCGCCGTCCTGCCGCTCCTGGAACGGGAGCCCTCGCTCCGGCCTGCCACGGTCTGCGTCGGTGCGGCGGGGGCGGCCGCCGCACCGGAGGCGGCTCGAGCCCTGGCCGTCCGGCTCCTGGAGGACCTGCCCGTGAACGAGGTGGCCGTCACCAGCGACGCCGTCACCGCCCACGCGGGCGCCCTGGGCGGTCGCCTGGGCGTGGTGCTCGCGATCGGCACCGGGTCCGTCGCCGTCGGTATCGGGGACGGCGGGGCGTACGCCCGGGTCGACGGCTGGGGTCCCTGGCTCGGTGACGAAGGGGGCGGCGCCTGGATCGGTGGCGCCGGATTGCGGGCCGCGCTGCATGCTCACGACGGGCGCGGACCGGCCACCGCGTTGCTGGCCGCCGCCGTCGAGCGCTTCGGCGACCCCGATCGGCTGCCCTCGGCTGTCAGCCGGGACGGCAACCAAGCCCGCACCATCGCGTCCTTCGCCCCGGACGTGGCACGGGCGGCCGCCGAGGGTGACGCGACGGCGTCCGCGGTCGTCCGGGATGCCGCCAGAGCGCTCGCCGAGGCCGTATTCGCCGCCGCCCGCCGAATCGGCGGCGACGCCCCCGCCGTCACCATCACCGGCGGACTCACCGGCCTCGGCGAACCGCTCCTCGGTCCGCTGCGGTCGGCGCTCACCGACTCCCCGCACCCCCTGAAGTTGCGGTCCCCGCTCGGGGACCCGCTGGACGGCGCGGGCCTGCTGGCGCTGGACGCGTCGGCACCGCACGAACCCCACGTCGCCCGTGTGAGACGGGCGACGCCCATCGTCCCCACCCTGCCGTTGACATCGTCGGCCGCTGTTTAG
- a CDS encoding oxidoreductase, whose protein sequence is MTPSTPTVPAPPAPEGHARLAELLAACVSDPSRVTTDVPRRVAAAHDASPYLFTPRAVVRAASAAEVGALMAGADAAGLPLTLRSGGTSLAGQASGDGILVDVRGHWRGAEVLDEGQRIRLQPGLTVRQANARLARYGRRLGPDPASESACTIGGLVANNSSGMNCGTQDNAYRTMESLRFVLPSGTVVDTAAPDADEALRAREPELHAGLLRLRDRIRASAASRAVIERLFSMKNTMGYGLNSFLDHSDPADILAHLMIGSEGTLAFVAEAVFRTVPLLPHTATGLLILPGLAEATDALPALLAVGARTAELLDAASLRVAQQSPNPVGELQGLRVERHAALLVEFAEGVAESLEETVAAARPVLERLPAVTGTSLVRDPRVRARLWHLRKGLYTAVAGARRPGTTALLEDIAVPMERLTRTCEGLIGLFDRHGYQDAVTFGHARDGNLHFMLTQDFDSAREIERYARFTDDMVDLVLDAGGTLKAEHGTGRAMAPFVRRQYGDDLYDIMRELKRLCDPRGVLNPGVILEDDPVAHLRNLKSVPQVDPALDACVECGYCEPVCPTADTTTTPRQRIVLQREIALATAAGDEERRRALETDYTYAAVDSCAADSLCVTACPVAIDTGAVMKDLRAERHGAVAQRAGNAAARHWATAVNGVRAALNAAHALPAPALRAATGAARRLGAGELVPAWADDIPRGGPARPAPRRPAEPRAVFFAACIGSVFAPEAAPGGAAGSAAAFLRLCERAGVPVTVPGELAGLCCGTPWQSKGYTAGYRTMASRTLEALWEASGHGRLPVVCDASSCTHGLEQLPDALPESGRARFASLEFVDSVVFTADHLLPALPEPRRLRTLALHPTCSTVHLGIESALRTLAAAVGDEVTVPDNWGCCAFAGDRGLLHPEVTAAATAAQAAEITAGTYDAYASCNRTCEMGMTRATGRPYRHVLELLNEATA, encoded by the coding sequence ATGACCCCCTCCACCCCGACCGTCCCCGCGCCGCCTGCCCCGGAAGGGCACGCCCGCCTGGCCGAGCTGCTGGCCGCGTGCGTCAGCGACCCGTCCAGGGTGACGACCGATGTGCCGCGCAGGGTCGCGGCCGCCCACGACGCCTCGCCGTACCTGTTCACGCCGCGGGCCGTCGTGCGCGCCGCGTCCGCGGCCGAGGTGGGCGCCCTGATGGCCGGGGCCGACGCGGCCGGGCTGCCGCTCACCCTGCGCTCGGGCGGCACCAGCCTGGCGGGGCAGGCGAGCGGTGACGGCATCCTCGTGGACGTCCGCGGTCACTGGCGCGGCGCGGAGGTCCTCGACGAGGGTCAGCGCATCCGGCTGCAACCCGGCCTGACGGTGCGCCAGGCCAATGCGCGGCTCGCCCGGTACGGGCGCCGGCTCGGCCCGGACCCGGCCAGCGAGTCCGCCTGCACCATCGGCGGCCTGGTCGCCAACAACTCCAGCGGCATGAACTGCGGCACCCAGGACAACGCCTACCGCACCATGGAGTCCCTGCGGTTCGTGCTGCCCTCGGGCACCGTGGTCGACACCGCGGCCCCCGACGCCGATGAGGCACTGCGCGCCCGCGAGCCCGAACTGCACGCGGGACTCCTGCGGTTGCGCGACCGCATCCGCGCCTCCGCCGCCTCCCGTGCTGTCATCGAGCGGCTGTTCTCGATGAAGAACACCATGGGCTACGGGCTCAACTCGTTCTTGGACCACAGCGATCCGGCCGACATCCTCGCCCACCTCATGATCGGCAGCGAGGGCACCCTCGCCTTCGTGGCGGAGGCGGTCTTCCGCACCGTCCCCCTGCTGCCGCACACCGCCACCGGCCTGCTGATACTGCCCGGCCTCGCCGAGGCCACCGACGCCCTGCCGGCGCTGCTGGCCGTCGGCGCCCGCACCGCCGAACTCCTCGACGCCGCGTCACTGCGTGTGGCGCAGCAGTCCCCGAATCCGGTCGGCGAACTGCAGGGCTTGCGCGTGGAGCGGCACGCGGCCCTGCTGGTCGAGTTCGCCGAGGGCGTCGCCGAATCGCTGGAGGAGACAGTGGCGGCCGCGCGGCCGGTCCTGGAGCGCCTGCCTGCCGTCACCGGTACCTCGCTCGTCCGCGACCCGCGCGTCAGGGCCCGGCTCTGGCACCTGCGCAAGGGCCTGTACACCGCGGTCGCGGGTGCGCGCCGTCCCGGAACCACAGCGCTCCTGGAGGACATAGCGGTACCGATGGAACGGCTCACCCGCACCTGTGAGGGACTTATCGGACTCTTCGACCGGCACGGCTACCAGGACGCAGTGACCTTCGGCCACGCCCGCGACGGCAACCTCCACTTCATGCTCACCCAGGATTTCGACTCCGCCCGGGAGATCGAGCGCTACGCCCGGTTCACCGACGACATGGTCGACCTCGTCCTGGACGCCGGGGGCACGCTGAAGGCCGAGCACGGCACCGGCCGCGCCATGGCCCCCTTCGTCCGCCGCCAGTACGGCGACGACCTGTACGACATCATGCGGGAGCTCAAGCGGCTGTGCGACCCGCGCGGCGTGCTCAACCCGGGCGTGATCCTGGAGGACGATCCTGTCGCCCACCTGCGCAACCTCAAGAGCGTCCCGCAGGTCGATCCGGCACTCGACGCCTGCGTCGAGTGCGGCTACTGCGAGCCCGTCTGCCCCACCGCGGACACCACCACGACACCCCGTCAGCGCATCGTCCTCCAGCGGGAGATCGCTCTGGCCACGGCGGCCGGCGACGAGGAACGCCGCCGCGCCCTGGAGACCGACTACACCTACGCGGCTGTCGACAGCTGCGCCGCCGACAGCCTCTGCGTCACCGCCTGCCCGGTCGCCATCGACACCGGCGCGGTCATGAAAGACCTGCGCGCCGAACGCCACGGCGCCGTCGCACAACGCGCCGGGAACGCCGCCGCCCGGCACTGGGCGACCGCGGTCAACGGCGTGCGCGCCGCGCTGAACGCCGCCCACGCTCTCCCCGCCCCCGCACTGCGCGCCGCCACCGGTGCGGCCCGCCGGCTCGGGGCGGGGGAGCTGGTCCCCGCCTGGGCCGACGACATCCCCCGCGGTGGCCCGGCCCGTCCCGCTCCCCGGCGCCCGGCCGAGCCACGTGCGGTGTTCTTCGCCGCCTGCATCGGCAGCGTCTTCGCTCCCGAAGCGGCTCCCGGCGGGGCGGCGGGCTCGGCGGCCGCCTTCCTGCGGTTGTGCGAACGAGCGGGCGTTCCCGTCACCGTGCCCGGCGAGCTGGCCGGACTGTGCTGCGGCACTCCCTGGCAGTCCAAGGGCTACACCGCCGGTTACCGGACCATGGCCTCCCGCACCCTGGAGGCGCTGTGGGAGGCGAGCGGCCACGGCAGGCTCCCCGTGGTCTGCGACGCTTCCTCCTGCACCCACGGCCTGGAGCAACTGCCCGACGCGCTCCCGGAGTCCGGCCGTGCCCGTTTCGCCTCGCTGGAGTTCGTCGACAGCGTCGTCTTCACCGCCGATCACCTGCTCCCCGCCCTGCCCGAACCTCGCCGCCTGCGCACCCTCGCCCTGCACCCCACCTGCTCCACCGTGCACCTGGGCATCGAGAGCGCCTTGCGCACCCTCGCGGCGGCCGTCGGCGACGAGGTCACCGTCCCCGACAACTGGGGCTGCTGTGCCTTCGCCGGGGACCGCGGTCTGCTCCACCCGGAGGTCACGGCGGCCGCCACCGCGGCCCAGGCCGCCGAGATCACCGCCGGAACATACGACGCGTACGCCTCCTGCAACCGCACCTGTGAGATGGGCATGACCCGTGCCACAGGTCGCCCCTACCGGCATGTGCTGGAACTCCTCAACGAAGCCACCGCCTGA
- a CDS encoding SAM-dependent methyltransferase, which produces MTWNGEEYQARFDRSAVEGGDVHGEAALVRSFAPATVLDAGCGTGRVAIELARHGIAVAGVDVDASMLATARRRAPWISWYQRDLVGLDLGQSFDVVVMAGNVPLFTPPGTEPVLVAGAARHIRPAGRLVAGFSLDRGYTLDDYDAHCRAAGLTLEARYATWSRSPYTGGEYAVSVHRRP; this is translated from the coding sequence ATGACGTGGAACGGTGAGGAGTACCAGGCCCGGTTCGACCGCAGCGCCGTCGAGGGAGGCGATGTCCATGGTGAAGCCGCGCTGGTCCGTTCCTTCGCGCCGGCCACGGTCCTCGACGCGGGCTGTGGCACCGGGCGGGTGGCCATCGAGCTGGCCCGCCACGGGATCGCCGTGGCGGGCGTGGATGTCGACGCGTCGATGCTCGCCACCGCCCGGCGCCGGGCGCCGTGGATCAGCTGGTACCAGCGCGACCTGGTGGGACTCGACCTCGGACAGTCGTTCGACGTTGTGGTGATGGCGGGCAACGTCCCCCTGTTCACCCCACCGGGGACGGAACCGGTCCTGGTGGCCGGGGCGGCGCGTCACATCCGGCCGGCCGGGCGCCTCGTCGCCGGGTTCTCCCTGGACCGCGGTTACACGCTGGACGACTACGACGCTCACTGCCGTGCGGCGGGACTCACCCTCGAAGCCAGGTACGCGACCTGGTCCCGGAGCCCTTACACCGGCGGAGAGTACGCCGTTTCCGTGCACCGCAGGCCCTGA